From a single Streptomyces liliifuscus genomic region:
- the uraD gene encoding 2-oxo-4-hydroxy-4-carboxy-5-ureidoimidazoline decarboxylase — protein MTSSTTSGGLARFNALEEHAAYAALHELCASAAWAHRLLARRPYTATDELFTESDAATAGLTDTDLDEAMAGHPPIGRPKPGDPTSSREQRGMAGASEELRAEMLELNLAYQEKFGHVFLICATGRTGEQMRDAVRERIGNAPAREREIVRTELGKINRIRLARLVEEDAPA, from the coding sequence GTGACTTCGAGTACGACATCCGGCGGCCTCGCCCGATTCAACGCCCTGGAGGAGCACGCCGCCTACGCAGCCCTCCACGAGCTCTGCGCCTCGGCGGCCTGGGCGCACCGGCTGCTCGCCCGCCGCCCCTACACCGCCACCGATGAACTCTTCACGGAGAGCGACGCCGCAACGGCCGGCCTGACCGACACGGACCTCGACGAGGCGATGGCGGGCCACCCGCCGATCGGACGCCCGAAGCCCGGAGACCCGACCTCCTCGCGCGAACAGCGCGGCATGGCCGGCGCCTCCGAGGAGCTGAGGGCGGAGATGCTCGAACTGAACCTGGCCTACCAGGAGAAGTTCGGCCATGTCTTCCTGATCTGCGCGACCGGCCGCACCGGCGAGCAGATGCGCGACGCGGTCAGGGAACGGATCGGCAACGCACCGGCGCGGGAGCGCGAGATCGTGCGCACCGAACTGGGAAAGATCAACCGCATCCGGCTCGCCCGACTCGTCGAAGAGGACGCACCCGCA
- a CDS encoding helix-turn-helix domain-containing protein, whose protein sequence is MTGNGDDPFVTAVKPLVDAMGGEMLPPGQAGPDDVVLSWEGADVVAVRLPQLADSLDHILAALERKRGKPLAELDRKAKQEVVRILEARGAFSVRHGVETVAGALGVSRFTVYNYLNREKDA, encoded by the coding sequence GTGACCGGCAACGGGGACGACCCCTTCGTCACGGCCGTGAAGCCACTGGTCGACGCCATGGGCGGCGAGATGCTGCCGCCCGGCCAGGCGGGACCCGACGACGTGGTGCTCTCCTGGGAGGGCGCCGACGTCGTCGCCGTACGGCTGCCCCAGCTCGCCGACTCGCTGGACCACATCCTGGCCGCCCTGGAGCGCAAGCGCGGCAAGCCGCTGGCCGAGCTGGACCGCAAGGCCAAGCAGGAGGTCGTACGGATACTCGAGGCGCGCGGCGCCTTCTCCGTGCGGCACGGCGTGGAGACCGTCGCGGGCGCGCTCGGCGTCAGCCGGTTCACCGTCTACAACTACTTGAACCGCGAGAAGGACGCCTGA
- a CDS encoding TIM barrel protein, which translates to MPGFSMDAAAEQRFNVNLSILFTELPLLERPAAAAAAGFTAVELWWPWVDSPTPERAELDALKKAIEDAGVQLTGLNFYAGQLPGPDRGALSIPGEESARFRANIDVAADFAQSLGCKALNALYGNRVEGVDPAVQDELALENLVLAARAADRIGAVLLIETLNKPESPLYPLVTAAAGVAVVDRVNEATGRGNAKFLMDLYHLSMNGEDLPSVIDQYAARTGHVQIADNPGRGAPGTGSLPLEELLGRLRKQGYEGWVGLEYKPGDRPSAEAFEWLPAEARAAR; encoded by the coding sequence ATGCCCGGTTTCTCGATGGATGCAGCCGCTGAGCAGCGCTTCAACGTCAACCTGTCGATCCTCTTCACGGAGCTCCCGCTTCTGGAGCGCCCCGCGGCCGCCGCCGCGGCGGGCTTCACCGCGGTCGAGCTGTGGTGGCCCTGGGTCGACTCCCCCACCCCCGAGCGCGCCGAGCTCGACGCCCTGAAGAAGGCGATCGAGGACGCGGGCGTACAGCTCACGGGGCTGAACTTCTACGCCGGACAGCTGCCGGGCCCGGACCGGGGCGCGCTGTCGATCCCCGGCGAGGAGTCGGCGCGGTTCCGCGCGAACATCGATGTGGCCGCGGACTTCGCGCAGTCGCTGGGCTGCAAGGCGCTCAACGCGCTGTACGGCAACCGCGTCGAGGGCGTGGACCCGGCCGTGCAGGACGAACTCGCCCTGGAGAACCTGGTGTTGGCGGCGCGCGCGGCCGACCGCATCGGTGCGGTCCTGCTGATCGAGACTCTCAACAAGCCGGAGTCGCCGCTCTATCCGCTGGTGACCGCCGCGGCCGGGGTCGCCGTCGTGGACAGGGTCAACGAGGCGACCGGGCGCGGCAACGCCAAGTTCCTGATGGACCTCTACCACCTGTCCATGAACGGCGAGGACCTGCCGTCGGTGATCGACCAGTACGCGGCGAGGACCGGCCACGTCCAGATCGCCGACAACCCGGGCCGCGGCGCCCCCGGCACCGGCTCGCTCCCCCTGGAGGAGCTGCTCGGCCGGCTCCGCAAGCAGGGGTACGAGGGCTGGGTCGGCCTGGAGTACAAGCCGGGCGACCGCCCCAGTGCCGAGGCCTTCGAGTGGCTGCCCGCCGAGGCCCGCGCGGCGCGCTGA